In a single window of the Gemmatimonadaceae bacterium genome:
- a CDS encoding IS110 family transposase yields MQRLTATTLVSEVGTLRRFATARQLMAYAGLVPREHSSGGSVRRGAIT; encoded by the coding sequence GTGCAACGCCTGACCGCCACGACGCTCGTGAGCGAAGTCGGGACGCTGCGCCGTTTCGCCACCGCGCGGCAGCTGATGGCCTATGCGGGGCTGGTCCCGCGCGAGCACTCCAGCGGGGGGAGTGTGCGCCGCGGGGCGATCACCA